Proteins from one Catenuloplanes atrovinosus genomic window:
- a CDS encoding S9 family peptidase has protein sequence MTTETPAHARPPIAKRVPTERTHHGDTVVDPYAWLTAKDDPETIAYLTAENEYTDTVTAHLAGLREKIFSEIKERTQETDLSVPSRKGGYWYYSRTVEGSQYGIHCRRAVAPGETDPPIPADGAPLDGEEVLLDGNALAEGHDFFALGTFDVSPDGRRLAYSVDFAGDERFTLHVKDLSTGEVLADAVPEVFYGSAWSADGSVLFYMTVDDAWRPYRVWRHVIGTPAGEDVIVFEEPDERFWVHASLTRSEKFLLIEASSKITSEVRAIPAHAPTSEPVLIAPRRQGVEYSVEHHGHRFLILHNDGAEDFALAYTSADAPGDWVPLIPHEPGIRLESVDAFTNHLVVSLRKDGLTGVRVLPIGGTASYDLEFPEPLYDVGLTGNPEYDTNSIRLHYASYVTPDSIYDVDLVTREMTLRKRRPVLGGFDPDAYEQHRDWALADDGTRVPISLVSRKGVVRDGTAPLVLYGYGSYESSMDPSFSIARLSLLDRGVVFAVAHVRGGGEMGRRWYEQGKLLAKKNTFTDFVACARHLTKAGWTSSERIVARGGSAGGLLMGAIANLAPDAFAGVVAEVPFVDALNSILDPSLPLTVIEWEEWGNPLDSAEVYHYMKSYTPYENVTQQAYPHILAMTGLNDTRVLYHEPAKWIARLRHVVPDGTFLLKTEMGAGHGGPSGRYDAWKEEAFVLAWILDRLGRATEPARIA, from the coding sequence GTGACCACCGAGACACCTGCCCACGCCCGGCCGCCGATCGCGAAGCGCGTGCCCACCGAGCGCACGCACCACGGCGACACGGTCGTCGATCCGTACGCCTGGCTGACCGCGAAGGACGATCCGGAGACGATCGCGTACCTGACCGCGGAGAACGAGTACACGGACACCGTCACCGCGCACCTGGCCGGCCTGCGGGAGAAAATCTTCTCCGAGATCAAGGAACGGACCCAGGAGACGGACCTGTCCGTGCCGTCCCGCAAGGGCGGGTACTGGTACTACTCACGCACGGTGGAGGGCAGCCAGTACGGCATCCACTGCCGGCGCGCGGTCGCGCCGGGCGAGACCGACCCGCCGATCCCCGCGGACGGCGCGCCGCTGGACGGCGAGGAGGTGCTGCTCGACGGCAACGCGCTGGCCGAGGGGCACGATTTCTTCGCGCTGGGTACGTTCGACGTGAGCCCGGACGGCCGGCGCCTGGCCTACTCCGTGGACTTCGCCGGTGACGAGCGGTTCACGCTGCACGTCAAGGATCTGAGCACGGGCGAGGTGCTGGCGGACGCGGTGCCGGAGGTGTTCTACGGCAGCGCCTGGTCCGCGGACGGCTCCGTGCTGTTCTACATGACCGTGGACGACGCGTGGCGGCCGTACCGGGTGTGGCGGCACGTGATCGGCACGCCGGCTGGGGAGGACGTGATCGTCTTCGAGGAGCCGGACGAGCGGTTCTGGGTGCACGCGAGCCTGACCCGCTCGGAGAAGTTCCTGCTCATCGAGGCGAGCAGCAAGATCACCAGTGAGGTGCGGGCGATCCCGGCGCACGCGCCGACGAGCGAGCCGGTGCTGATCGCGCCGCGCCGGCAGGGCGTGGAGTACTCGGTCGAGCACCACGGGCACCGCTTCCTGATCCTGCACAACGACGGCGCGGAGGACTTCGCGCTGGCGTACACGTCGGCGGACGCCCCGGGCGACTGGGTGCCGCTGATCCCGCACGAGCCGGGCATCCGGCTGGAGTCGGTCGACGCGTTCACCAACCACCTGGTGGTGTCGCTGCGCAAGGACGGGCTGACCGGCGTGCGGGTGCTGCCGATCGGCGGCACGGCCAGTTACGACCTGGAGTTCCCGGAGCCGCTGTACGACGTGGGGCTGACCGGCAACCCGGAGTACGACACCAACTCGATCCGCCTGCACTACGCGTCGTACGTCACGCCGGACTCGATCTACGACGTCGACCTGGTGACGCGCGAGATGACGCTGCGCAAGCGGCGCCCGGTGCTCGGCGGCTTCGACCCGGACGCGTACGAGCAGCACCGCGACTGGGCGCTCGCGGACGACGGCACCCGGGTGCCGATCTCGCTGGTGTCGCGCAAGGGCGTGGTGCGGGACGGCACCGCGCCGCTGGTGCTCTACGGCTACGGGTCGTACGAGTCGAGCATGGACCCGTCCTTCTCCATCGCCCGGCTGTCCCTGCTGGACCGGGGCGTCGTCTTCGCGGTCGCGCACGTGCGCGGCGGCGGCGAGATGGGCCGCCGCTGGTACGAGCAGGGCAAGCTGCTGGCGAAGAAGAACACGTTCACCGACTTCGTCGCGTGCGCGCGGCACCTGACCAAGGCCGGGTGGACGTCCAGCGAGCGGATCGTGGCGCGCGGCGGCTCGGCCGGCGGCCTGCTGATGGGCGCGATCGCGAACCTGGCGCCGGACGCGTTCGCGGGCGTGGTGGCGGAGGTGCCGTTCGTGGACGCGCTGAACTCCATCCTCGACCCGTCGCTGCCGCTCACCGTGATCGAGTGGGAGGAGTGGGGCAACCCGCTCGACTCCGCCGAGGTGTACCACTACATGAAGTCGTACACGCCGTACGAGAACGTGACGCAGCAGGCGTACCCACACATCCTGGCCATGACCGGGCTGAACGACACGCGCGTGCTCTACCACGAGCCGGCGAAGTGGATCGCTCGGCTGCGGCACGTGGTGCCGGACGGGACGTTCCTGCTCAAGACCGAGATGGGCGCGGGGCACGGCGGGCCGAGCGGCCGGTATGACGCGTGGAAGGAGGAGGCGTTCGTGCTCGCCTGGATTCTGGACCGGCTGGGCCGCGCCACCGAGCCCGCCCGAATCGCCTGA
- a CDS encoding DUF4352 domain-containing protein, which yields MSSDHAPPLIPFSSQGAKLALIVGLAAAVVSACCCLGAGLAAITWGHDLYRAALDRLPTAGLNQPVRDERTSFTVHALRCGILTIDGYLASQSATGQFCVVELSASNLGTRRVTISDAAQRAVLASGRVCTADTMAGVLANGERPVFPTELRPGRSVTGLIVFDIPHDAEIRRLELHESPSSGGVRVTPR from the coding sequence ATGAGCAGCGACCACGCACCGCCGCTCATCCCGTTCTCCAGCCAGGGCGCCAAGCTCGCGCTGATCGTCGGCCTGGCCGCGGCCGTGGTCTCCGCCTGCTGCTGCCTGGGCGCCGGGCTGGCCGCGATCACCTGGGGCCACGACCTCTACCGCGCGGCCCTCGACCGCCTGCCCACCGCGGGCCTCAACCAGCCGGTACGGGACGAGCGCACCTCGTTCACCGTGCACGCGCTGCGCTGCGGCATCCTCACCATCGACGGCTACCTCGCCAGCCAGTCCGCGACCGGGCAGTTCTGCGTGGTGGAGCTGAGCGCCAGCAATCTCGGCACGCGCCGGGTGACGATCTCGGACGCGGCGCAGCGCGCGGTGCTCGCCTCCGGCCGCGTCTGCACCGCGGACACCATGGCCGGTGTGCTGGCCAACGGCGAGCGGCCGGTCTTCCCGACCGAGTTGCGGCCCGGCCGGTCCGTGACCGGCCTGATCGTCTTCGACATCCCGCACGACGCCGAGATCCGCCGCCTGGAGCTGCACGAGAGCCCCTCCTCCGGCGGCGTCCGCGTCACACCGCGCTGA